One window from the genome of Polynucleobacter sp. MWH-Svant-W18 encodes:
- a CDS encoding molybdopterin-binding protein gives MVDALKKVEIDNPANEAETARRFGLIVIGDEILSGRRQDKHMASLIDLLNERGLSLSWAKYVPDDPEQITATLKDSFASGDVVFSTGGIGATPDDYTRQCAALALGTKLELHPTAQELIAGRIQSMAEGDPIKSDLNTPENQQRFKMGEFPIGSEIIPNPYNQIPGFRISEHHFVPGFPVMAGPMMAWCLDNHYKSLFHQENWAEQSFIVPKGIESTLTPLMERIQENFPGVKVFSLPSVGDPSKGGVYAQRHIELGIKGNANLLESAWLALRTGTQELGYEIHDIS, from the coding sequence ATGGTTGATGCACTTAAAAAAGTTGAAATCGATAACCCCGCCAACGAGGCAGAGACTGCACGCCGTTTTGGTTTGATTGTGATTGGCGATGAGATTCTCTCTGGCCGTCGTCAAGATAAGCATATGGCTAGCTTGATTGACTTACTCAATGAACGTGGTCTAAGTCTTTCTTGGGCCAAGTATGTGCCAGATGATCCAGAGCAAATTACAGCCACACTGAAAGACAGTTTCGCTAGTGGCGATGTCGTGTTTAGTACTGGCGGTATTGGAGCAACACCAGACGATTACACTCGCCAATGCGCGGCATTAGCATTGGGCACTAAATTAGAGTTGCATCCCACAGCGCAAGAACTCATTGCGGGGCGCATTCAGTCGATGGCAGAAGGGGACCCGATTAAATCTGATCTCAATACTCCTGAGAATCAGCAGCGTTTCAAAATGGGCGAGTTCCCGATCGGTAGTGAAATCATTCCCAATCCCTATAACCAAATACCGGGCTTTCGGATTTCGGAGCATCACTTTGTTCCTGGCTTTCCGGTGATGGCTGGCCCCATGATGGCCTGGTGTTTGGATAATCATTACAAAAGCCTCTTCCATCAGGAGAATTGGGCGGAGCAGAGTTTCATCGTGCCCAAGGGTATTGAGTCGACTTTGACCCCCTTAATGGAGCGCATCCAAGAAAACTTCCCTGGGGTGAAGGTCTTTAGCCTGCCCTCAGTAGGCGACCCTAGTAAAGGTGGCGTATACGCTCAGCGTCATATTGAATTGGGCATCAAAGGCAACGCAAACCTCCTCGAGAGCGCTTGGCTTGCTCTTCGAACCGGCACCCAAGAACTGGGATACGAGATCCACGATATTAGCTAG
- the ntrC gene encoding nitrogen regulation protein NR(I) has product MKPIWIVDDDQSIRWVLEKALARENIPHKSFSNPNDVLNALEKESPQVLISDIRMPRGNGLDLLQHVKASHPNLPVIIMTAYSDLDSAVSSFQGGAFEYLTKPFDIEKAVELILRAVEQSTRNEAGTKDLTGWRQEATEIIGQAPAMQEIFRAIGRLAQSHATVLITGESGTGKELVAHALHKHSPKAKGPFVSLSTSAVPKDLLESELFGHERGAFPGAQTLRRGRFEQADGGTLFLGEIGDLPFDLQTRLLRVLSDGHFYRIGGQDPIKVNVRVIASTHQNLDARVAAGFFREDLLHRLNVIRLRMPSLRERSEDIPMLARHFMLACAKSLGVEPKKLSDEVLKEIAAMPFPGNVRQLENLCHWLTVMTPANVIGVTDLPADIMAEAGEQPVILQGESSSSNPAIAKVATGDWENGLGRLAVKMLQDGDTEVYDALCARFEKAVLQAALEVTRGRRVEAAQRLGIGRNTITRKLQELGIDD; this is encoded by the coding sequence ATGAAACCAATTTGGATCGTTGACGATGATCAATCCATTCGTTGGGTCTTAGAAAAAGCCTTGGCACGTGAAAATATTCCGCATAAGAGCTTTTCAAACCCCAATGATGTGCTCAACGCTTTAGAGAAGGAATCTCCTCAGGTATTGATTTCGGATATCCGTATGCCGCGCGGCAATGGTTTGGATTTATTGCAGCATGTCAAAGCCAGTCATCCAAATTTACCAGTGATTATCATGACGGCATACTCTGATCTGGATTCTGCGGTGTCCTCCTTTCAAGGTGGTGCATTTGAATACCTCACCAAGCCTTTTGATATTGAAAAAGCAGTGGAGTTAATTCTTCGTGCGGTAGAGCAAAGTACTCGAAATGAGGCAGGCACTAAAGATTTGACGGGCTGGCGGCAAGAGGCAACCGAGATCATCGGTCAAGCACCCGCCATGCAAGAAATCTTCCGTGCCATTGGTCGTTTAGCGCAGTCGCATGCCACAGTTCTGATTACTGGTGAATCTGGTACGGGTAAGGAGCTTGTTGCACATGCTCTGCATAAGCATAGCCCTAAGGCAAAAGGCCCATTTGTATCGCTCAGCACTTCCGCTGTTCCAAAAGATCTATTGGAGTCAGAGTTATTTGGCCATGAACGTGGTGCTTTCCCAGGTGCGCAGACATTACGTCGTGGACGTTTTGAGCAAGCCGATGGCGGCACACTCTTCTTAGGTGAAATTGGTGATCTGCCATTTGATTTACAAACACGATTATTGCGTGTGTTGTCCGATGGCCATTTTTATCGCATCGGCGGTCAAGATCCTATCAAGGTAAACGTTCGTGTGATTGCCTCTACCCATCAGAACCTGGATGCTCGTGTAGCAGCAGGCTTCTTCCGCGAAGATTTATTGCATCGTTTGAATGTCATTCGTTTAAGAATGCCTTCATTGCGCGAACGCAGTGAGGATATTCCGATGTTGGCGAGACATTTCATGCTCGCTTGCGCAAAATCCTTAGGCGTAGAGCCCAAGAAGCTTTCAGATGAAGTCCTGAAAGAAATTGCTGCAATGCCATTTCCAGGAAACGTACGTCAATTAGAGAATCTATGCCATTGGCTTACCGTGATGACACCTGCCAATGTGATTGGCGTTACTGATTTACCTGCTGACATCATGGCGGAAGCTGGTGAGCAGCCTGTTATCTTGCAGGGCGAGTCTTCTAGTTCAAATCCGGCTATTGCAAAAGTAGCTACTGGCGATTGGGAGAATGGTCTTGGACGTTTGGCCGTGAAGATGTTGCAGGATGGTGATACTGAGGTCTATGACGCCCTATGTGCCCGCTTTGAGAAAGCAGTATTGCAAGCAGCGTTAGAGGTAACCCGTGGCCGTAGAGTGGAGGCAGCACAACGCCTAGGTATCGGCCGCAATACCATTACTCGTAAATTGCAGGAACTGGGGATCGATGACTGA
- the xth gene encoding exodeoxyribonuclease III: MTDSIRIAAWNVNSLKVRLPQVLRWLQDQEQQKQAIDALCLQELKLTDDKYPHQELEAAGYLSLAAGQKTYNGVAIIVRKAALAAIASDVQTTFLKPIRNIPGSSDEQQRILAATIPFSGTQPIRLVSAYFPNGQSPDSDKFAYKLDWLNRLQSWLTSELEQSQRLALLGDFNIAPTDEDVHDPKAWEGQNLVSPPERNAFQELLNLGLHDSFRMFAQAPKTYSWWDYRMMGFRRNAGMRIDHILLSEQLKEKCSASIVDKEPRTWEQPSDHAPVIATIKKI, from the coding sequence ATGACTGATTCAATCCGCATTGCTGCGTGGAATGTAAATTCTTTAAAAGTTCGCCTTCCACAGGTACTTCGCTGGTTGCAAGATCAGGAGCAACAAAAGCAAGCCATTGATGCCTTGTGCTTACAAGAGCTCAAGCTCACGGATGATAAGTACCCACATCAAGAGCTTGAGGCTGCTGGCTATCTCAGCTTGGCAGCAGGGCAAAAGACTTATAACGGTGTAGCAATCATTGTGCGCAAAGCTGCCTTGGCAGCTATTGCCTCGGATGTGCAAACCACTTTTTTAAAACCCATTCGGAATATCCCTGGTAGCTCTGATGAACAGCAGCGCATTTTGGCTGCGACCATTCCATTTTCAGGAACCCAACCCATTCGACTAGTCTCCGCATATTTTCCGAATGGACAATCACCCGATAGCGATAAGTTTGCTTACAAGCTAGACTGGTTAAATAGGTTACAAAGCTGGTTAACATCCGAATTAGAGCAGAGCCAGCGCTTGGCTTTGCTGGGCGACTTCAATATTGCACCAACCGATGAAGATGTTCATGATCCCAAAGCTTGGGAGGGGCAGAACTTAGTTTCACCACCTGAAAGAAATGCATTCCAAGAGTTATTAAATCTGGGGCTGCATGATTCATTCAGAATGTTTGCACAAGCACCCAAGACCTATAGCTGGTGGGACTATCGCATGATGGGTTTTAGACGCAATGCTGGGATGCGTATTGATCACATTTTGCTGAGTGAACAACTCAAAGAAAAGTGCAGTGCTAGCATCGTAGATAAAGAGCCTAGAACTTGGGAGCAGCCTTCAGACCATGCTCCGGTGATAGCAACTATTAAAAAAATCTAA
- a CDS encoding EI24 domain-containing protein translates to MVGLPQVFRSFGLALVGTMHPRMLWLSLRPFLIVSVLWGCLIWLTWTPALEALSIFLTTSMFTSWIQEGLIWAGFENARAFIAPLFFVMLIIPLITISLLVFVAFSTVPTVVKIVVRQSHYQDLESKHGGSFFGSLVYSLWSALICLALVMLTLPVWWVPPLVAVLPPLLWGWLTMRLMSYDVLAKHASTQERDQLLEKYRWPLLTMGIVSGMLGAVPTFFWATSALALVLFPIVSFVALWIYSLIFVFAALWFSHFLLDALKELRQDELDQALTVPTRVVETELPYHG, encoded by the coding sequence ATGGTTGGATTGCCGCAAGTCTTTAGATCCTTTGGTTTGGCCTTGGTGGGAACAATGCATCCAAGAATGCTATGGCTAAGCCTGCGACCATTTTTGATCGTCTCGGTGCTATGGGGTTGCCTCATCTGGTTGACCTGGACTCCCGCCTTAGAAGCTTTGAGTATTTTCTTAACCACCTCCATGTTTACGAGCTGGATACAAGAAGGCTTAATTTGGGCCGGCTTTGAAAATGCTCGAGCATTTATCGCTCCTTTATTTTTTGTGATGCTGATTATTCCCTTGATCACAATTAGCTTATTGGTATTTGTTGCGTTTTCAACTGTGCCAACGGTAGTAAAGATTGTCGTGCGTCAATCCCACTATCAAGATCTAGAATCCAAACATGGTGGCAGCTTCTTTGGAAGCCTGGTCTACAGCTTATGGTCTGCCTTGATTTGTTTAGCCTTAGTGATGTTGACCTTACCCGTTTGGTGGGTGCCTCCACTAGTCGCAGTGCTACCACCATTGTTGTGGGGATGGTTAACGATGCGCTTAATGTCCTACGATGTATTGGCCAAACATGCCAGTACTCAAGAGCGCGATCAACTACTAGAAAAATACCGCTGGCCTTTACTCACAATGGGTATTGTTTCTGGCATGTTGGGTGCTGTGCCAACTTTCTTCTGGGCAACTTCTGCATTGGCTTTAGTATTGTTCCCGATCGTGAGTTTTGTCGCTTTATGGATTTATTCTTTGATCTTTGTATTTGCAGCTTTATGGTTTAGCCATTTCTTATTGGATGCTCTCAAAGAGTTACGACAGGATGAATTGGATCAAGCCTTAACGGTGCCCACGCGTGTAGTTGAGACGGAACTTCCTTACCATGGTTGA
- a CDS encoding sterol desaturase family protein, with protein sequence MDFISITSLISDAYGSVQEFIFSNVVGPLLYQFDLMSWAEDVFDGIDWFLFGCVQVFLIVLVLRTWEHFAPAEKQERFSKSSRADVFYTLFHRLGIFHGLMFIALSGFFFQIDSILHDFRFDRLNVENWWPSITSIPVVSFLIYLVLLDFFDYLYHRASHAFNWWWQLHALHHSQTVMTAWSDNRNHLLDDIMRAVFLSLIALIFGVPPGQFIMLVALSQFIQSWQHANIKLHLGVGRYVLISPLYHRMHHAVGYGHEAKGKPGVLGGCNFGILFPWWDMLFSTAIFPKEVYPTGVRNLAVSQNILTQQWQGLVHAVKELLPK encoded by the coding sequence ATGGACTTTATTTCGATAACCTCCTTAATCTCTGATGCTTACGGCAGCGTTCAGGAATTCATTTTTTCTAATGTAGTTGGACCCTTGCTGTATCAGTTTGATTTGATGTCTTGGGCTGAAGATGTTTTTGATGGCATTGATTGGTTCTTGTTTGGCTGCGTACAGGTTTTCTTGATTGTGCTTGTACTGAGAACCTGGGAACATTTTGCCCCTGCTGAGAAACAAGAGCGTTTTTCTAAAAGCAGCAGGGCCGATGTTTTTTATACCCTGTTCCATCGCTTGGGAATCTTTCATGGCTTGATGTTTATTGCTTTATCAGGATTCTTTTTTCAAATCGATTCAATCTTGCATGACTTCCGCTTTGATCGCTTGAATGTCGAAAACTGGTGGCCTAGCATCACCTCTATTCCAGTAGTCAGTTTTCTGATTTATCTCGTCTTGCTCGATTTCTTTGACTACCTCTATCATCGCGCCTCACATGCCTTTAATTGGTGGTGGCAGCTACATGCTTTGCATCACAGCCAAACTGTGATGACTGCTTGGTCTGATAATCGCAACCACTTACTTGATGACATCATGCGTGCGGTCTTCTTATCTTTAATTGCCTTGATATTCGGGGTGCCTCCAGGTCAATTTATTATGCTGGTCGCGCTAAGCCAATTTATTCAGAGTTGGCAGCATGCCAATATCAAATTGCACCTCGGTGTAGGGCGTTATGTATTGATATCCCCGCTGTACCATCGCATGCATCATGCCGTGGGCTATGGTCATGAGGCCAAGGGCAAACCGGGTGTGCTTGGAGGTTGTAACTTCGGCATTCTGTTTCCGTGGTGGGACATGCTTTTTAGTACGGCGATCTTTCCGAAGGAGGTCTATCCTACAGGAGTCAGAAACTTAGCTGTATCGCAAAATATTTTGACTCAGCAGTGGCAAGGTCTCGTCCACGCAGTAAAAGAGTTATTACCAAAGTAA
- a CDS encoding polysaccharide deacetylase family protein, translating to MKCKALIRLTAAFVFGCFALSSAAQTSSCNKTVYLTFDTGNMSVAEKVAEILKRQDVKATFFLANEKTFRGDFSLDDSWKAFWQERLKEGHHFGSHTYDHVYFVKDGPKGQVFEKPQFGPKAGETILYNEAAMCKEIRRVDLRFIELTGQPIQKIWRAPGGKTSPTLIRMGDMCGYQHIGWAAAGFLGDELNSDKHPNSLLLEKASRDLKDGDITMAHLGIWSRKDPWAPAVLEQLIVNLKGRGFCFGLLPKSSLPSHK from the coding sequence ATGAAGTGCAAAGCCCTCATTCGTTTAACAGCCGCATTCGTATTCGGCTGTTTTGCATTGAGCAGTGCCGCACAAACAAGCAGTTGCAATAAAACGGTTTACCTCACATTTGACACTGGCAATATGTCTGTTGCTGAAAAGGTGGCAGAGATTCTCAAGCGCCAAGATGTCAAAGCCACTTTCTTTTTAGCAAATGAAAAAACCTTTCGTGGCGACTTCTCCCTAGATGATTCTTGGAAAGCATTTTGGCAAGAGCGTCTTAAGGAAGGTCATCATTTTGGTAGCCATACCTACGATCATGTGTATTTTGTGAAAGATGGGCCCAAGGGGCAAGTCTTTGAGAAGCCTCAATTTGGCCCCAAAGCGGGCGAGACTATTTTGTATAACGAGGCTGCCATGTGCAAAGAGATTCGTCGGGTAGATCTTCGTTTTATTGAGCTAACCGGGCAGCCTATCCAAAAAATCTGGCGAGCACCAGGTGGCAAAACTTCACCAACCCTCATTCGGATGGGGGATATGTGCGGCTATCAGCATATTGGCTGGGCAGCAGCTGGCTTTTTAGGGGATGAGCTCAACTCAGATAAGCATCCCAATAGTTTGCTTCTAGAGAAGGCGAGTCGTGATCTGAAGGATGGCGATATCACGATGGCTCACTTAGGTATCTGGTCTAGAAAAGATCCTTGGGCACCTGCCGTACTGGAGCAACTGATTGTGAATCTCAAAGGGCGCGGCTTTTGCTTTGGCTTATTACCCAAGTCAAGTCTACCCTCACACAAATAA
- the glnA gene encoding type I glutamate--ammonia ligase, producing MTKTVADVMKLVKEKECTFVDFRFVDTKGKEQHVSVPISAFDESKFEDGHAFDGSSIAGWKGIEASDMLLKPDPTAAYIDPFYEEPTLVLTCDVIEPSDGKGYDRDPRSIAKRAEAYLKSTGLGDAAYFGPEPEFFIFDGVRWGADMQGCFVKIDSEEAPWSSGLEVEGGNTGHRPGKKGGYFPVAPVDTFQDMRSEMCLILESLGIPVEVHHHEVAGQGQNELGTKFSTLVQRADWTIWQKYVIQNVAHAYGKTATFMPKPVVGDNGSGMHVHQSVWKNGENLFAGNGYAGLSEFALYYIGGIIKHAKALNAITNPGTNSYKRLVPGFEAPVKLAYSARNRSASIRIPHVSSPKGRRIETRFPDPLANPYLAFSALLMAGLDGVQNKIHPGEAADKNLYDLPPEEDAKIPTVCASLEEALDALQKDHEFLTRGGVFTESMIDAYINLKMDDVTRFRMTTHPIEFDMYYSL from the coding sequence ATGACGAAGACCGTCGCTGATGTGATGAAGTTAGTTAAAGAGAAAGAATGTACTTTCGTTGATTTCCGCTTTGTGGATACAAAAGGTAAAGAGCAGCATGTTTCTGTACCGATCTCCGCGTTTGACGAAAGCAAGTTTGAAGATGGTCATGCATTTGACGGCTCATCCATTGCTGGTTGGAAAGGGATTGAAGCATCTGATATGTTGCTCAAACCAGATCCAACAGCTGCTTACATTGACCCATTCTATGAAGAGCCAACCTTAGTGTTGACTTGTGATGTGATCGAGCCATCCGATGGCAAAGGTTACGACCGCGACCCACGCTCTATTGCAAAACGCGCCGAAGCGTATTTGAAGAGCACTGGTTTAGGTGATGCTGCTTACTTTGGTCCAGAGCCAGAGTTCTTTATTTTTGACGGCGTTCGTTGGGGTGCCGACATGCAAGGTTGCTTCGTGAAGATTGATTCTGAAGAAGCGCCATGGTCATCAGGTCTTGAAGTTGAAGGCGGTAACACCGGTCACCGTCCAGGTAAAAAAGGCGGTTACTTCCCAGTGGCTCCAGTAGATACATTCCAAGACATGCGTTCTGAAATGTGTTTGATTCTCGAATCATTGGGTATTCCAGTTGAAGTACATCACCATGAAGTTGCTGGCCAAGGCCAAAACGAATTGGGTACAAAGTTCAGCACATTGGTACAGCGCGCTGACTGGACTATCTGGCAGAAATACGTGATTCAAAACGTTGCTCATGCTTACGGCAAGACAGCAACCTTTATGCCTAAACCAGTAGTGGGTGATAACGGTTCTGGTATGCACGTTCACCAATCTGTTTGGAAAAACGGTGAGAACTTGTTTGCTGGTAATGGTTACGCTGGTTTGTCAGAGTTTGCTCTCTACTACATTGGCGGCATCATTAAGCACGCTAAGGCATTGAACGCAATTACCAACCCAGGTACAAACTCTTACAAGCGTTTGGTTCCAGGCTTTGAGGCTCCAGTGAAATTGGCTTACTCAGCACGTAACCGTTCTGCCTCTATCCGTATTCCACACGTTTCTAGTCCTAAGGGTCGTCGTATCGAAACCCGTTTCCCAGATCCATTGGCTAACCCATACTTGGCATTCTCTGCCTTGTTGATGGCTGGTTTGGACGGCGTACAGAACAAGATTCATCCAGGTGAAGCTGCTGACAAGAATTTGTATGACTTGCCACCAGAAGAAGATGCAAAGATTCCAACCGTTTGCGCAAGCTTGGAAGAAGCATTGGATGCCTTGCAGAAAGATCATGAGTTCTTGACTCGTGGTGGAGTATTTACAGAGTCCATGATTGATGCGTACATCAATTTGAAGATGGATGATGTCACACGTTTCCGTATGACTACTCATCCAATCGAATTTGATATGTACTACTCCCTGTAA
- a CDS encoding cytochrome D1 domain-containing protein has translation MHTFITISRFHRITALLALLSVNGVFAQTSTSVAEPKIAIILNSGAASVSLIDMPTRQVIKTVPVGKEPHHLMMTPDQKTLLIANAAGNDVVLMNPTTGELTGKIPNIIDPYQIGYSPNHKWFVANGNRLDRVDIYAANSADLKLASSVKLGKTPSHIAFTSDSKIAFITLQDSSELAAIDLETQKVLWVIPTGKVPAGLWMTPGDQYLLIGITGEDYVQVIDWKTRKEVKRIPTGKGAHNFRPLGDKKHVFVSNRIASTISLINMHTLEKVGDITGLPSGPDDMEITPDGKTLWVTFRFSKKVGVIDIPTMKLLTVIPVGKSPHGVFFYPRASWE, from the coding sequence ATGCACACATTTATCACGATTAGTAGATTTCACAGAATTACAGCCTTACTGGCTTTACTCTCCGTAAACGGGGTTTTTGCACAAACTAGCACTTCTGTAGCCGAGCCCAAGATTGCCATTATTTTGAACTCTGGTGCTGCCTCGGTGAGTCTGATTGATATGCCCACTCGGCAAGTGATTAAAACCGTTCCAGTTGGTAAAGAGCCACATCATTTGATGATGACCCCAGATCAAAAAACATTGTTGATTGCCAATGCTGCAGGCAATGATGTTGTTTTAATGAATCCAACTACCGGTGAGTTGACCGGAAAAATCCCAAACATCATTGATCCATACCAAATTGGGTATTCACCTAATCACAAATGGTTTGTGGCAAACGGCAATCGTTTGGATCGTGTCGACATCTATGCTGCCAATAGTGCTGATCTGAAATTAGCCAGTTCAGTGAAACTAGGCAAGACCCCAAGTCATATTGCATTCACTTCAGATAGCAAAATTGCATTTATCACACTGCAAGACTCGAGCGAACTTGCAGCGATTGATTTAGAAACTCAAAAAGTACTTTGGGTAATTCCCACGGGCAAAGTTCCTGCAGGCTTATGGATGACACCTGGTGACCAGTACTTATTGATTGGCATAACAGGTGAAGACTATGTTCAAGTCATTGATTGGAAGACCCGCAAGGAAGTGAAGCGCATCCCAACTGGTAAGGGTGCTCATAATTTCCGGCCACTTGGCGATAAAAAGCATGTATTCGTCAGTAATCGTATTGCATCAACTATCAGTCTGATTAATATGCATACCTTAGAGAAGGTGGGTGATATTACCGGCTTGCCCTCTGGTCCAGATGATATGGAAATTACGCCGGATGGAAAAACCTTGTGGGTGACCTTTCGCTTTTCCAAAAAGGTTGGAGTGATTGATATCCCTACGATGAAATTACTCACCGTGATTCCCGTTGGGAAATCGCCGCATGGCGTATTTTTCTACCCCAGAGCCTCCTGGGAATAA
- the glnL gene encoding nitrogen regulation protein NR(II), which yields MLRNSFKGAATAAPFFPTLLDQMPNAILVFEAQSQQLVYVNPAAESALDLSRKSLEGQSVHALFGDNSALSDMIAEVRAGHVSAQRQEMVLHSLPSSIHQESTPAHVVIAALEDPELIMMEWFPIDQQLRSERDERVTQQVEANKQLMRNLAHEIKNPLGGIRGAAQLLEFELPEKGLREYTQVIIKESDRLQTLVDRLLAPHRKAHVIEAFNVHEALERVRSLVLAEFPKGLKIIRNYDTSLPDILGDREQLIQAVLNIVHNAAQALSDEIKAGVAQIELNTRVARSVTIAKHRYKLAMDLHVIDNGPGIPKEIIERIFFPLVSGREGGSGLGLTLAQTFVQQHRGFIACDSRPGRTDFHIQIPYRSQEKAS from the coding sequence CTGTTGCGCAATTCGTTCAAGGGAGCAGCCACGGCTGCTCCTTTTTTTCCGACATTGCTTGATCAGATGCCCAATGCCATCCTGGTATTTGAGGCTCAGAGCCAACAATTGGTTTACGTGAACCCAGCTGCGGAATCTGCACTGGACCTCTCGCGCAAATCACTTGAGGGTCAGTCTGTGCACGCTTTATTTGGGGATAACAGTGCTTTGAGTGACATGATTGCTGAGGTGAGAGCAGGTCATGTCTCGGCACAACGTCAAGAAATGGTTTTGCATTCCCTACCCAGTAGTATTCATCAAGAATCAACCCCAGCACATGTAGTCATTGCAGCGCTCGAGGATCCCGAGCTCATCATGATGGAATGGTTTCCGATCGACCAGCAATTGAGAAGTGAGCGTGATGAGCGTGTTACACAGCAGGTAGAAGCCAACAAACAGTTAATGCGCAATCTGGCGCATGAGATTAAAAATCCTTTGGGCGGTATTCGGGGTGCGGCTCAGCTCTTAGAGTTTGAGTTACCGGAAAAGGGTTTACGTGAGTACACCCAAGTCATTATCAAAGAGTCAGATCGTTTACAGACCTTAGTTGATCGTCTTTTGGCGCCACATCGTAAAGCGCACGTGATAGAAGCATTTAATGTGCATGAAGCGCTTGAGCGCGTCCGCAGCCTAGTATTGGCAGAGTTTCCCAAGGGTTTAAAGATCATCCGCAATTACGACACCAGTCTTCCAGACATTCTTGGTGATCGTGAACAACTCATTCAAGCTGTACTGAATATTGTGCATAACGCAGCACAAGCGCTTTCAGATGAGATTAAAGCGGGTGTTGCGCAGATTGAACTCAATACGCGGGTGGCTCGTTCAGTCACGATTGCTAAGCACCGTTATAAGTTGGCCATGGATTTGCACGTAATTGATAACGGTCCCGGTATTCCGAAAGAAATTATTGAGCGTATTTTTTTCCCACTAGTATCTGGACGAGAAGGGGGTAGTGGCCTGGGCCTTACCCTCGCACAAACCTTTGTTCAACAACACCGGGGCTTTATTGCTTGTGACAGTCGCCCTGGACGTACTGATTTTCATATTCAAATTCCATATCGCAGTCAGGAGAAAGCATCATGA